One genomic region from Salvelinus fontinalis isolate EN_2023a chromosome 18, ASM2944872v1, whole genome shotgun sequence encodes:
- the LOC129815048 gene encoding protein FAM83D-like, translating to MALSQCLDDSPGRWPSTRQGNYLNVQELYNEKHRLALEELISGGVNSFLDFLRKEQIPNFLSDDEIKQIGRAAVVPRCASLQGGNVIIEQSVSSSMDCSSVTYFPDVSDVEPPLLEIGWPAFTSGSYRGVTRAVAHFQPSYGECIYSCKEAARRMIKSAKEVIAIVTDSLTDLDIFKDLQEACTQHRVPVYILLEHSCVPAFLKMCNNINVRLDELQQMRVRTITGGTYFMRSGAKITGKVHERFMLIDGNRVATGSYRFNWTDGKLNSSNLIELSGQITENFDEEFRILYAQSMPVITRGPASARISGVYDHLLIKLPVTSSPQPARERPPVEPVCLELLGEIVCLTSTPSRAQAVAVPPSREMTGKSSPVSASSTIGEDWMEQQHMQEVLAGSAAQCLPTGDPATVTAAVDVLVTPLVTPCHVSTQTSCPTVDSGVQTDLSQYTNRLSPNKATVTHFTTTNNQTGNIQNEAASSDSISTSPRQHLVPHGVDHCPAIRHCTSPPNGNLRECFHKLTKERQCHYSNIRSKLEHMGTMLSHRRELVDRTNMAPGLGLHRACKSQKEWKQRQGHGHLAKGQMSTIK from the exons ATGGCTCTATCGCAATGTTTGGACGATTCACCTGGAAGGTGGCCGTCAACAAGGCAGGGAAATTATTTGAATGTACAGGAGTTGTACAACGAAAAGCACCGATTAGCGTTGGAGGAGCTTATTTCTGGTGGAGTTAATTCCTTTCTGGATTTTCTAAGAAAAGAACAAATTCCGAACTTTCTCTCAGATGACGAGATCAAACAGATTGGCCGTGCTGCAGTGGTCCCACGCTGTGCGTCCCTCCAGGGGGGAAACGTGATCATTGAGCAGTCGGTAAGTAGCTCCATGGACTGCTCCTCCGTGACTTACTTTCCCGATGTCTCAGACGTGGAACCACCGCTGTTGGAAATCGGCTGGCCCGCCTTTACATCGGGCTCTTACCGAGGAGTCACTCGTGCTGTCGCACACTTCCAACCCAGCTATGGGGAATGCATCTATAGTTGTAAGGAAGCTGCGAGAAGAATGATAAAAAGTGCCAAGGAG GTGATTGCCATAGTGACAGACTCTCTGACAGACCTGGACATATTCAAGGATCTTCAGGAGGCGTGCACGCAGCACCGAGTTCCAGTTTACATCCTGCTGGAACACTCATGTGTGCCCGCATTCCTCAAAATGTGCAACAACATCAATGTGCGCCTGGACGAGCTTCAG CAAATGCGAGTGAGGACCATAACTGGGGGTACGTACTTCAtgagatcaggggccaagattacTGGAAAGGTTCATGAACGGTTCATGTTGATTGATGGGAACAGAGTGGCTACAGGCTCCTACAG GTTCAATTGGACTGATGGGAAACTAAACAGCAGCAACCTGATTGAGTTGTCTGGCCAGATCACTGAGAACTTTGATGAGGAGTTCCGCATCCTGTATGCCCAGTCCATGCCTGTTATTACCAGGGGCCCAGCCAGTGCCCGAATCAGTGGCGTCTACGACCACCTGCTCATCAAACTCCCTGTCACGTCATCCCCTCAACCGGCCAGAGAAAGGCCCCCAGTCGAGCCTGTCTGTCTGGAACTATTGGGGGAAATTGTCTGTCTGACCAGCACACCCAGCCGGGCCCAGGCTGTGGCAGTGCCGCCCTCCAGAGAAATGACTGGGAAGAGCAGCCCGGTGTCGGCCTCCTCCACCATAGGGGAAGACTGGATGGAGCAGCAACACATGCAGGAGGTCCTGGCTGGAAGTGCTGCTCAGTGCTTGCCTACAGGTGACCCTGCCACTGTCACAGCAGCAGTGGATGTGCTGGTCACACCCCTCGTCACTCCTTGTCATGTCTCCACCCAGACCAGCTGCCCCACGGTGGACAGTGGAGTGCAGACAGATCTGAGTCAGTACACTAACCGCCTCTCCCCCAACAAGGCTACAGTtacccactttaccaccaccaataACCAGACCGGCAACATCCAGAATGAAGCTGCCTCCTCAGATTCCATCTCTACCTCCCCCAGGCAGCACCTCGTCCCCCATGGGGTGGACCATTGCCCTGCAATCCGTCACTGTACCTCGCCCCCCAATGGGAACCTGAGGGAGTGCTTCCACAAGCTGACCAAAGAGCGTCAGTGTCACTACTCCAACATCCGCTCCAAGCTGGAGCACATGGGGACCATGCTGTCCCACCGCCGTGAGCTGGTAG